CCCGGTCGGCCGGCACCGCATGGCGCTCGACGGTGTAGCCGAGGGCCTCCAGCAGATCGGCGGCGCGCGCCGCGTGGGGCGCGCAGTCGCCGGGCGGATTGTCGGACGGCACCTTCACCAGCTCCGCCAGGAACTGGCGCTGCGCTTCCGCGCGCTCGGCGATCAGGCTGCGGAGTGTGTCGGCGGCGGCGGTGGACATGAATGCTTCCTTGTTCTGGGGCGGGCGACGGCCCGCCGGTTCTGTCGTTGCGATGGGGTGCGGCCTATTTGCCGGAGGCCCATTCCTTCAGCATGGCCCGGTCCTCGTCGGAGAGTTCGGTGATGTTGTTGGGCGGCATGGCATGGGTGAGGCCGGCCTGGACGAGAATGAGCTTGCGGTTCTTGTGGATGGCCTCCGCGGTGTCGAGCAGCACGCCGCGCGGGGCGATGGCGAACCCCTCATACACCGGCTCGGCGGCGTGGCACATGGCGCAGCGGCCCATGACGATGTTCTGGATGTCCACCGGCACGTCGGCCGGCGGCCCGCTCTTCGCATAGGCCGTCGTGACCAGCGGCGGCAGGCCGAGCGCCATGCGGCCGGCGGCGGTGGTGGTGGCCGAGATGAACACGGCGACGATCAGGCATACCGCCGCCACCAGCCAGCACCACGCCTTGTCGCCGCGCCCCGCGTGCCGCTCGTTGTAGAAATAGCGGATCACCGTTCCCGCGATCAGCGCCAGCCCCACGATGACGAAGGCATAAGGGGTGGAATAGGTGAGCGGGTAATGGTTGGAGATCATCAGGAAGACGACGGGCAGGGTGAAATAATTGTTGTGCCCGGACCTGAGCTTGGCGGTCTTGCCGTAATAGGGGTTCGGCACCTCGCCCGCTTTGAGCGCCGCAACCACCTTGTGCTGGTTGGGGATGATGACGAAGAAGACGTTGCCGCTCATGATGGTCGCCATCAGCGCGCCGGTATGGATGAAGGCGGCGCGGGGCGAGAAGACCTGCTGGTAGAGGAACGTCGCCAGCACCACGCCCGTGAACACGATGATGCCCACCACCAGCGGCTGGTCGCCGAGCTTCGAGCGGCACAATTGGTCATAGGCGATCCAGCCCAGCGCCAGCCCGCCGAGGCCGATGGCGATGGCTGCGGCGG
The nucleotide sequence above comes from Xanthobacter flavus. Encoded proteins:
- a CDS encoding urate hydroxylase PuuD, whose product is MEPILHEYGSLLLRWTHIIAGMAWIGASFYFMHLDASLKATPDIPAGKGGEAWEVHGGGFYQVKKYLVAPDFLPDELGWHKWQSYATWITGFFLLIWVYYYQSSIYLIDPEVMNLKPAAAIAIGLGGLALGWIAYDQLCRSKLGDQPLVVGIIVFTGVVLATFLYQQVFSPRAAFIHTGALMATIMSGNVFFVIIPNQHKVVAALKAGEVPNPYYGKTAKLRSGHNNYFTLPVVFLMISNHYPLTYSTPYAFVIVGLALIAGTVIRYFYNERHAGRGDKAWCWLVAAVCLIVAVFISATTTAAGRMALGLPPLVTTAYAKSGPPADVPVDIQNIVMGRCAMCHAAEPVYEGFAIAPRGVLLDTAEAIHKNRKLILVQAGLTHAMPPNNITELSDEDRAMLKEWASGK